Part of the Flavobacterium sp. MDT1-60 genome, GCAATCCTAAACCAATTCCCCTTAAAATCAAAGGCCAAAACATATGCTCTACACCAGTATCAGGCGTCATACGGGTCTGCATCATAAAGGTAAAGAAGAAGAATACTAAAAAGCCAACTCCAACCATATATCCCTGAGGAACTCCTTTTTGAATCATATTTCCAACAAAAGGCATCATGATTGCAGTGGTAATAGAACCTGGAATTAATAATAATCCGGCGTCCATTGCGGTCCATCCTAAAATAGACTGTGTATAAATCGGGATAATTAAAGTTGACCCATAAAGGCCAAAACCAAGAATAAAACACATTACAGTTCCTATTCGTAGATTTCCGTCTTTTAAAACACTTAAATTTACAATAGGATGCTTATAGGTTAGTTCTCTCCATATAAATAATATTAATCCAAGAACTGAAACGGCGCTTAAAGTTACAATAAGCGAATCGTTAAACCAGTCATCCTGCTGTCCGTGTTCTAAAACGAATTGTAACGAACCAATAAAAGCCGTTAATAATATAATTCCCCACCAGTCAACCTGATTGGCTTTTAATTTCTCTCCATATTTTGGACTTCTCACAAAACTTATTGCCAGAATAGTAGCAATAATTCCGAGTGGAATATTAATGTAAAAGATGTACGGCCAGGAATAAGTATCTACTAAATATCCTCCCAATGGCGGACCTAATGTAGGGCCAACAATCACGCCCATTCCGTAAATGGCCTGTGCCATACCTCGTTTTGCTACTGGGTAACTTTCTGTAATAATAGTTTGTGCTGTTACCAGAAGGGCACCTCCACCCATACCCTGCACAAATCTAAAAGCTACTAATTCCCAGATATTCGTGGCATTACCGCATAAAAAGGAACAGACAGTAAAAATTATGATTGAGGCCACAAAATAATTACGTCTTCCAAATTGCTGCGAAAGCCAGCTCGTCATCGGAATTACGATAACATTCGCAATTGCGTATGCTGTAATTACCCACGCCACATCAGTCAGGGTTGCACCAAGACTTCCCCTCATATGTGTCAGTGCCACGTTTACGATCGTGGTATCTACAATTTCCAGCAGTGCACATAGAACTGCGGTAATTGTTATGATCACACGTCTATAACCGTATTCTACTAAATCGTCGTCTCCTTGTACTGCTGTCATGTTATTTCAAGTGTACGTCTACATCAACATTCATTCCTGGTCTCAATAATTTTACTTTTTCAGGATCGTTTGATTCATCTAAGCTAATTTTGACTGGTAATCTCTGAATTGTTTTTACGAAGTTTCCTGTTGCATTATCTGGCGGTAATAATGAAAAACGAGATCCTGTAGCCGGTGAAAATGAAGTTAGAGTACCTTTAAATTCGTAGTTTGGGTACGCATCTACTTTTAAGCTTACTTTTTGTCCGACAATCATTTTGTTTAATTGCGTTTCTTTAAAGTTAGCAACAACCCAGGCTTCATTATTATTGATGATATAAAATAAAGATTGTCCTGGCTGAACCAATTGTCCTGGTTGAATATCAACTTTAGAAACCTGACCATCAATAGCAGCAGTTACAACTGTATAACTAAGATTTAAGTGCGCAACATCCAACATCGTTTTTGCTCTTTTAATGTTTGCTGCTGCAACTTCTGTTTGTTTGTCAGAAGCTTTAGATTTAGATTCAATTACCGATTTTTGGTAAGAACTTGCTCTTTGTTGTTGTTCTAAAACACGTACTTGATTTTCAGCTTCTTCTTTTGCAGTCTGAGCCTGCTCAAATTGTTGTTTTGTAATGGTATGTGTTTTGTACAAATTGTTGTAACGGTTGAAATCGTTTGTAAGTTGTCTCAATCTGATTTTTGCACTTTCGATAGAACCACTTGCAGATCTCATATTGGCATCAGACACTGAGATACTTGCGTATGCACTTCCAATATCCGCTTTTGCAGCTTCGTATTGCCCTTCAGCGCCTAATAATGCAGCATTTGCTTCGTCAATCTTCAATTGATAATCTCTCTTATCGATAGTAAACAGCGTATCTCCTTTTTTTACAAAGTCGTTATCTTTTACATACACTTTGCTGATATATCCAGATACTCTTGGAATAATTGGATTCATTTTTTTCTCAATCTGAGCATCATCCGTTTCTTCGTGAGCCTGTCCGTGTAAGTATTTTGATATTCCGTAAGTTCCTCCCAATAAAACCAAAACGGTTAGTATAATGATGAATTTAGTATTTGTTTTTTTCTTTTCCATGAGAGCTATCGATTATATTTTAGAAAGATTGAATGATTGTGATAATTGTCCTGATACTGATAATAATTCGTAATATTTTTGAATTATAGTCGCTTTTGATAATGCAGTGTTGATTTTAGCGCTTAAGTGCTCAACATCAGCCTCAACCAAATCATTAGTATCTGATAGGCCGTTGTCGAATTTATCTTTTACAAGTCTGTAATTTTCGGATGCTTGCTGAAGTGCTTCATCATAAACTACACTTTGATTGATCGCCAAGTCATAATCTTCAATAGATTTCTGAACTTCAATTTTAATACGATCTGTCATGATAGCTTCTGTATTTTTTACTTCTAAAGCTCTGCTCTCAGCTTCTTTAACATGTGCATTGTTTTTGTAGATTCCGGATAAATCATAAGATAAACCAACTCCAAAATTCATTGCATATTTCACCGTAATAAAATCTTTAAGATCTAAGGCAGTATAACCTCCAAGTAAGGCAAGAGAAGGATAATAACCCGCTTTTGCAATTTTAATATTGGCTTCACTCGCTTTTTGTTGGAAACGAATAGCCTCTAAATCTTTTCTGTTTTCAAGTGCTGATACATCAGATGTTGGAGCATTGGTTGTTTTTAAATTAAAAAAGTCAGCTTCATTAACACTTAGTTTAACGCCTGGATCTAATTTTAGCAAAGTCGTCAGATAATAATTAATATTGTTGATGTTGTTATTTGCTTCATCAATATTTAATTGTGTTTTTGAAACCAATAATTGTGCTTTTAATAAATCATTTCTTGGAATGATTCCGTTTTTCTCTAATTCCGTAAAATCAGTTACACGCTGTTTAGCCTGCTTTTGATTTTCGTTTAAAAGATCTAATGTTTTTTGTGCTTTGTATAATGCAGTATAATACGTAATTACACGTAAAGCAACATCTTCTTTTGTTTTAGCGGCATAAGCACTTTCGGCCTCATATAAATTATCTGATGCTTTTATGCTGTTTTGGATTTTAAATCCCGCAAATATAGGCAGGCTAAGACTTGCCTGACCAAACATTGCCTGATCCGGAGATGGCATTGGTTCAGCACTTGCTTCATCGCCGTTATTGTGCATGTCAATTGAGGCTTTTGTCAATCTTTGGTATTGCCCTGAAATTTTTAAATCAGGATACTGATTATTTTTAACGTCTTGTAATTCGTATTTTTTTGTGTTTACCTTAGTGTTGGCAAGCGTAACTTCGTTACTTTTTTCCCAAGCCAGTTTTACGGCTTCGTCTAAGGTTAAACTTGTTTTCTCTTGTGCTTCTATTGATGAGATTCCAATGAAGAAAATACCAAAGAGCAATAATGGATTAATTTTCATAAACAAGTAGCGCTTTTATAGTTTGTTGAATGTGCTTTGTAAGACTGGTTTTAATGTAATTATTATACATTTCTTCGGTTTTTAAATTCAGTAGTTCCACAAAAAAAGATTTATTCATGTGAAAGTGAAAAAAGGTTCCGATTATGGTCGGTGTGAGAAGCGGAATTATAACATCTTTTCTGAACACGCCTTTTGACTGGCCTTGAGCTATAATGCTTTCTACAGATTTAAGATTTCCTTTTTTTAATTCGGTAAAGGCAATCATGCTTTTTTCTCTCTTTTCTGAATTAAGTTCAAAGTGTAAAACTCTGAAAATCCCTTTGTTACAACTGATTCTGTTAATGTAAATTTCGATTAATTTATTGACTTTTTCAATCGGTTCCAGATTTTCCTGTAATAAATTTTCGAGTTGTAATTTTAAATCAGAAGTTTTGTAAAGAATTAAAGCTTCCAGTAGTCTTTCTTTTGAACCAAAATAATACGAGACCATTGCAATATTAATTTTTGCATGTTTTGAGATATCCCGTATCGATGTACCCTCAAATCCTTTGTCTGAAAATAGCTTTTCAGCAACCTCCAGAATCTGAATTTTTTTATCGTTTAATTCGATGTTCGACATAGTAGTGTTTCTAATCGGATACAAAATTAAACAAGTGTTTAAATTAAACGACTGTTTAATTTTTGTTTAACAAAATATTAACATAAAACGGTGTAGTTGTTTTTTATGATAATTTCTGACAAAAGGAATAAAAAAAGCTGGATTAGCATCTTAAAATGTTAATCCAGCTTAATGTCGTATGCTCAAGTTTGTCATTTCGACGAAGGAGAAATCCTCGCAAGTAACTCCGCAATCAAAAGACTCAATCTTTGTCGAGCCACTTGCGGAGATTCCTCGTTCCTCGGAATGACAAGCAAGATGTTATTTTATTTTTATTTTGAATTTAATTATCGAATCTCCCCAACAAATTCAGAAATTTTTCCACTTCCACTTTCACTCAAATGTTTAATAAAAGCACTTCCAATAATAGCACCTTTTGCAAATTTTGTAGCCTGATTAAAAGTTTCTTTATTTGAAATTCCAAAACCAACAATTTGTGGATTCTTCAAATTCATGTTCCCGATTCTTTCGAAATAACTTTCCTGAATATTTCCAAAACCAGATTGAGAACCCGTAACGCTTGCAGAACTTACCATATAAATGAATCCGTTTGAAACACTGTCGATGAAACGAATTCGTTCGTCTGAAGTTTGTGGCGTAATTAAGAATACGTTGATTAATCCGTATTTTTCAAAAATAGCTTTGTATTCATCTGCATAAACATCAACTGGTAAATCCGGAACTATTAAACCGTCGATACCAATTTCAGCACATTTTTTACAAAATGCCTCAACGCCATACTGTAACATTGGATTAAAATAGCCCATAATAATCAATGGAATTTTTACGCTTTCGCGGATGTTCTTTAGCTGATCAAAAAGAATTTGAGTTGTCATTCCGTTATGAAGAGCCGTTGTTGAACTCGCCTGAATCGTTGGCCCATCTGCCAAAGGATCACTGAAAGGCAAACCAATTTCGATTAAGTCAACGCCATTTTTTTCTAGATCCTGAATAATCTGAACCGTATCGTTTAAGTTAGGATATCCTGCTGAAAAATAAATAGAAAGTATCTTTTTATCTTCTTGTAATTTTTGAGTTATTCTGTTCATTGTTTTATGTTTTTCTCCTGCAAGGTTTCCAAAACCTTGTAGGTATTTATTAATTTATTTTTTTGCCACAGATTAAAAGATTTTCACTGATTATGGCTTGAAATTTATTTCACGCAGATTTAAAATAGATTTAAGCTGATTTGCGCAGATCTTTTTTTAATTAATTTTAAATCTGCTCTAATCTGCCAAATCTGCGTGAAAAAAATCTTTTTAATCTGTGCAATCTGTGGCATTATTTTTTAAATCTTGACAACTTTACTTGTCCAATTATCATTTTTATTCTCCACTAATAAAAGTCCTGAATCTGTATTGTTTATTTGTCCAACCAATTCTCCTTTAGTATTCCAAAAAGCACTTTGTCCGGCCGAAGGATAACCCCATGATTCTCCACTGAAATTAGACATTAAAACATTCATTTTATGTTTCTCAGCATAACTTTGTAAATCTCTATAGGCATTCGGAATTCCGTTTGGTGTAAAGAAAATACTGGCGATATAAATATCAGTTGCTCTTTTGCAGGCATTTTCCGGATGTAATGGATTATCAATATCGGCACAAATGGCAAACGAAATTTTTTTGTTTTCAATCGTAATCATCGGATTATAATTAAATGAAGATTGAAAAAACTCATCTTCGCCTTCGTGTAAAAATTGCTTTGTATAAATGGAAACCGAATTATCCGGAGAAATAACAAATTCTCCAATAAACAATTCAGATTCTATTTGAATTGGCGCACCGGCAATAATGGTAATATTATTTTCAGAAGCCATTTTTTTCAAATGATCCAGTCGCGAATCGTCTTTTTTGAAAGCTAATTTTTGAGCATGCTCTCTTTCATAACCTGTAATAGACATTTCAGGAAATGCGATTAATTGTGCTCCGTTTTGCACAGCCAATTCAATAAGACGATAATGATCTACTAAATTAGCTTCAATATCTCCTCGGGTTGGTTTTGTTTGTGCTGCTGCTAGAATCATTGTTTACTTTTATTAATTTTCCATATAAATCCAGGCAACTGTTCCCGAATTCAGGCTAACCTCAACTCTTTTATAAGCATTAGATTCAAATAAATCTACTTTAGCTAAATCTGCTGTTGAAACATCAAAGACTACACCATGTATGATGTCTGATGAATCTGAGCTTGGTATTACTACAACATAGTCCGCCATTCCAAATTCTTCTTCTATTTGCAGGCTTTTTAGTTTATGTCCTAAAAGCTGGTCTGGAGTTCCGGTTAAGATTCTATTAAAAACCTGCCTTTGAATTTCTTTCGATCGTAATGTTCCGTAAGAGAATAACTTTTCCATAATTACTATTTTTCTCGTTTTCTGTTTTACAACTTAAAATAATCAATATAATTGTCTAAATCTTTATCGCCACGTCCTGAAAGACTTATAACCACAATATCAGTTGGCTTAAATTTCTTTTGATCTAATACAGCAAATGCATGAGCGCTCTCGATCGCCGGAATAATTCCTTCTAATTTTGTTAGTTGTAAACCTGCGTTCATCGCATCGTCATCAGTAACAGAGAAAAACTCACCACGCCCGGTTTGTGCCAAATGTGCGTGCATTGGGCCAACACCAGGATAATCTAAACCTGCAGAAATCGAATATGGTTCTGTAATTTGTCCGTCTGGCGTTTGCATTAAAAGGGTTTTACAGCCGTGTATAACGCCTACTTTTCCTAATTTGCTTGTTGCGGCGCTATGACCGCTGTCAACACCTTTTCCGGCAGCTTCAACGGCAATAATTCCAACTTCCGGTTCATGCAAAAAGTGGTAATAAGTTCCGGCTGCGTTACTTCCCCCACCGATACAAGCAACAACATAATCAGGATTTTCACGGCCTTCTTTTTCTTTTAACTGCCATTTGATTTCTTCTGAAATAACACTTTGAAAACGCGTCACCATATCCGGATAAGGATGCGGGCCAATAGCCGATCCAATAATATAATGGGTGTCAACCGGATTGTTGATCCAATCTCTAATCGCTTCGTTTGTTGCATCTTTCAACGTTCTTGAGCCTGAAAGTGCCGGACGAACCTCAGCTCCTAACATTTTCATACGAGCCACGTTTGGTGCCTGACGCGCAATGTCGATTTCGCCCATATAAACGATACATTCCAAGCCCATTAAAGCACAAACTGTAGCAGTTGCAACACCGTGCTGACCAGCACCGGTTTCTGCAATAATTCGTTTTTTTCCTAAACGTTTTGCTACTAATATTTGTCCAATCGTATTATTGACTTTGTGTGCTCCGGTATGATTTAAATCTTCTCTTTTTAGATAGACTTTAGTATTGTATTTTTCAGATAAACGCTTGGCAAAATAAAGCGGACTAGGGCGCCCAACGTAATCTTTCAGCAATTGGTCGAATTCTGCCTTAAAATCAGGCTCGCTTGTGATTTTTAAATAATTCTGACGTAATTCTTCTACATTCGGATACAGCATTTCGGGAATATAAGCTCCTCCAAATTCTCCGTAATATCCTTTTTCGTTGACGTTAAAGTTCATTTCGTTTAAAGTTTAAAAGTTGGCAACATCAAATTTTCGTTTGAAATTGCTAAATAGATTTTTGTTTTTCAGCCCCGGTTCGATTTCAAATTTACTATTTACATCGATAGCATAAATAGGTAAATTGGTTTTTGAAATTTCTTCGATAGCTTTTAATTCGTTAATTCCGATTCCACCACTCAAAAAGAAAGGCTTATCAGATTTGTATTTCTTTAATATGGTCCAGTCAAATGTGGTTCCGTTGCCACCTGGTAATTTTCCTTTTGTATCAAATAAAAAGTAATCGCAGACACTTTCATAAGGTTTTAAAATCTCAAAATCAAAGTCATTATCTGCAGAAAATGCTTTTATGATTTCGATTTTCTTTGGCAATTGTTTTTTTAATTCTGATAAAAATTCGACAGATTCATCTCCATGAAGCTGAACGGCTTGTAAATTGTATTTTTGAACTTTATCCAGGATTTCTTCCTGAGGCTGATTTACAAAAACACCTGTTTTTTTGATCGTTTCTATCAGTTCCGGAATTTCTCCGTTAAAATATCGAGCGGATTTCTCCCAGAAAATAAATCCCATATAATCGGGTAGGAGTGCACCTACTTCGAGTATATTTTCAGGATATTTCATTCCGCATATTTTGAGTTTCATTTTTTAATGCTTTAAGCTATAAGCAATAAGCTTTAGGCTTTTATGCTTTGTGCTGATTTTTTTAAATGCTTTAAGCATATGCTTTAGGCTTTAATACTTTATGTTGAATTTTTATTCGGCTTTTACTAAAAGCTTAAGGCTTATAGCTTAAAGCCTACAGTTGGCTTATAAAGTCAATAGCTGCTTGTCCGGCGTTATCAGTTTTCATGAAGTTTTCTCCAATTAAGAAACCAGTGTAACCGTAAGGTCTCAATTCTGAAATGGCTTCAATGGATGAGATTCCGCTTTCTGAGACTTTTACAAAATCATTCGGAATTTGCGATGCCAGTTGTTTACTGAAATCCAGACTTACTTCGAATGTTTTCAGGTTTCTGTTGTTTACGCCAATCATGTCTAAAGTCGGCATAATTGATTTTTCTAATTCTTCCTGATTGTGAACTTCTAATAGAACTTCCAAACCTAGTTTCTTTGCAAATTCAGATAATGATTTGATTTCTTCACGAGTTAAAACCGCAGCAATCAATAAAATCAAATCCGCTCCAAAAGCTTTGGCTTCCAGGATTTGATATTCATCAACAATGAATTCTTTTCGCAACAGCGGAATATTAACACTCGCTCTTGCCAAAAGTAAATCGTCTAATGAACCTCCAAAGTATTTTCCATCGGTTAAAACCGAAATTCCGCAAGCGCCAGCGTTTTCATATCCTTTGACCACTTCTTCAACCGTAAAATTATGATTGATAACTGATTTTGAAGGTGAACGACGTTTGTGCTCCGCAATAATTCCTGTTGAACTTGTTCTTAATTTTTGACTCAAAGAAATCGTTTCTCTTCCAAAAAACACTGAATTTTCCAATTGTGAAACCGGAATGATTGATTTTTTAAGAACGACTTCTCGTTGTTTATCGAAGATTATTTTATCTAAAATATTCATGATTATTGTTTTGCCACAAAGACACAAAGGCGCAAATTTATTAGTGCAAATTCGTGAAATTTGTGTTTGTTTTTTATTTGCTTAATTCTTGTAATGTTTTTAATGCTTGAAGTCCTTTTCCAGAGAAAAGACTTTCTTTCGCTAATTCAAATCCTTCCAACGGAGAACATTTTGTAACTGTTGCAATTGCCATTGCAGCATTCGCACAAACTACATTATTCTGTGCTTCTGTTCCTTTTCCTGAAATAATGTTAGTGAACATTTCTGCCGATTCTTCGATTGTTTTTCCGCCTTCGATTTCGGTTTGGGATAAAAGACGAACACCAAAATCTTCCGGTTTCAACATGCCTTCCATATGTGATGTTATCATTTTGGTTGGACCTGTTAAGGAAATTTCGTCATATCCGTCAAGCGAATGCAAAATTGTAAAATTGATATCGGTATTTTGATATAAATAAGCATACATTCTAGCCAATTCAAGATTGAATACTCCAACCAATTGATTTTGTGGAAACGACGGATTTACCATTGGTCCCAACATATTAAAGAACGTTTTTACCGCCAACTCTTTTCTGATTGGCCCAACATTTTTCATTGCCGGGTGAAATAGAGGAGCATGTAAAACGCAAATTCCGGCTTTGTCAATGCATTTTTCTAAAAATGAAGGATTGTTGCTGAATTTAATTCCCATTTTTTCCATCACGTTGCTTGATCCTGAAATAGATGAAACCCCGTAATTTCCATGTTTTGCTACTTTTATTCCCGCTCCGGCTGAAATAAAGGATGCTAAAGTTGAGATGTTAAACGTGTCTTTTCCATCACCACCCGTTCCGCATAAATCGATGGTGTTGTAAGCTGATAAATCAACACGAATACATAATTCCAATAAAGCTTCACGAAAACCGGAAAGCTCATCAATAGTAATACTGCGCATCATAAATACGGTCAAAAATGCCGAAATCTGACTTGGATTATAATTTCCGCTTGAGATATTAATCAATACGTCTTTGGCTTCTTCTTTTGAAAGCACTTCGTGGTTGATTAATTTATTTAATATATTTTTCATTCTTTTTAGTCTTAAAGTCTAATGTCGAAGGTCTTAAAGTCCGAGACTCTACTATTTTTATTTAATGTTATTTTTTAGTTGCGTTTTTTTAGCGTATTTGACTTTATGACTTTCGACATTAGACTTTACGACTAAAATGTTTAATGTTCATTTCCCTGATAAATCCACATCGGTTCTGTTTTTCCGGCTCTTTCAAATCCGTTTTTTTTATAAAAATCAACAGATCTTCCATCGGCAGTTAACATTTGCATGTGAAAATGACTGTATTTCTCCTGCATTTTATCCATGATCAATTTTCCGATTCCTTTTCCCTGATACTCCGGAAGTACCAATAAATGCGGATAATAAACGGTTAAAAATCCATCAGAAATCGCATTTCCAAGTCCGACTAATTTTTTTCCTTCCCAAGCTGTTATTAAGGTCTCCGAATTTAAAAGAGCATTATATAATTCATTTGGTTTATTTGCTGAACTCCATTCATTGGCTTTATATAAAATCAAAATATCTTCAATGTTGATTTCTTTTGTATCTGAAATTTTTATTTCCATTTTTTTTAAGGTTCTAAGTTTTGGACTGTGACTGTAAACTGAGACTGTATACTAACTTTTTATCCAGTTCTCTAAAATCATTTTTCCTTTTGGAGTCAATACACTTTCGGGATGAAACTGAACACCTCTAACATCAAAGGTTTTGTGTCTTAGTGACATAATTTGACCGTTTTCATCTATTGAAGTTGCTTCTAACACGTCTGGGAGGTTAGCATCAACAACCCATGAATGGTATCTTCCCACTTCAAATTCATCTCCTAAACCTTCAAATAAAATTTCATCAGAAACAACCGTTTTTACATTGGTTGCCACACCGTGATATACCTTATCAAGGTTCGAAAGCGTTCCGCCAAAAACTTCCCCAATCGCTTGCTGTCCCAAACAAACACCTAAAATGCTTTTCGTTGGTCCGTATTTCTGAATTACTTGTTTTAATAATCCTGCTTCATCCGGAATTCCAGGTCCGGGAGAAAGTAATATCTTATCGAAAGTTGCGATTTCGTCAATATCAAATTCATCGTTTCTGTAAACGGTAACTTCGCAGTTTAAATCTTCCAGATAGTGCACTAAATTATAAGTGAAACTATCGTAATTGTCTATAACTAATATTTTTTTCATTTTTTTGAGGTGCTAAGTTGCTAAGGTTCTGAGTTGCTAAGTTTTTAATCTGTGACCGAAAACTGCGACTGAAAACTTTTTTTTATTTTTCCCGAACGTATTTTTCTGTAATAATTCGGTTGATTCCTAATTTTTCTACTTTTTCGATTCCTTTTTGAGTCAACGTATCATTTTTGATTTTTACTACGAACTCAAATTTGCCATTTTCCCATTGACGATTATTGAAATATTCCAGATTTTCGGTGTAAACACTATCTTTCAAAGTATATTTTCCGCCTCCGCCAAAGAATACTGCCGCTGTACTATCTTTTCCATTATTTAAATCATGATTGAAAAAAGCAAAATGGGTATCATTTATAATTTTAATCATTTTTGTTTTTGGATTGAAAGTCGAGAAAGTCGAATCTTTTTCTGTCGTTTCTGCTGATATAAGACGCCAGGTTCCTTTAATTGGATTCTCTTTTTTTTCCGAATTACAAGCTGTTACGCCAATGATTAAAAATAAAATTGAAATTGCTTTTTTCATGATTATTTATGGTTTGTTTGTTAATTATTTCGGGTTTTTACCAATCTTTGTCTCCAACGGTTGAAACCGTTGGCTATGTTTATATAGCATCTTTTAATTTGCTTTTCAACCATTCTCGAGGTTTCAACCTCGGGTAAACATCGCAGACTATCTGTGTCCCTGTGACTGTGACTGTAAACTGCGATTGAATACTAAATCTTCTCCGCCATTTCAAGTGCTGTATTCAAAGCTCTTAATTTATTATATACTTCCTGCATTTCGCTTTCTTCGTCTGAGCTGGCAACGATTCCTGCTCCGGCCTGACAATGTAGTTGGTGATTTTTGCTCAGGAAAGTTCTGATCATGATTGCGTGGTTAAAGTTTCCTTCAAAATCCATGAACCCGATCGCTCCTCCATAGAAATTACGATTTGTTTTTTCGTAATCTTCGATCAATTGCATCGCTCTGTGTTTTGGCGCTCCGCTTAATGTTCCGGCTGGGAAAGTATCGGCAACGACTTGCATTGTTGTCGCTTTGTCGTGCAAATGTCCCGTAACTTTAGAAACGAGGTGAATTACATGCGAGAAAAACTGAACTTCTCTGTATTTCTCCACGTTTACATCATGACCATTTCGGCTTAAATCGTTTCTGGCTAAATCGACCAACATAACGTGTTCGCTGTTTTCTTTTTTATCTTCTGAAAGCTGTTTGGCTAAAACGGCATCTTGTTCATCGTTTCCGGTTCTTTTGAAAGTTCCGGCGATTGGGTGAATTTCAGCTTTTCTGTTTTTTACGATGATTTGTGCTTCGGGCGAAGACCCAAATATTTTGAAATCGCCATAATCAAAAAAGAATAAATAAGGAGAGGGATTGATACTGCGTAAAGCTCTGTAAACATTAAACTCGTCGCCTTTGAAACCTTGGGTAAAACGACGGGATAAAACCAATTGAAAAACGTCTCCGCGGAAACAATGTTTTTTGGCTAAAGCCACATTGTGTTTGAATTCTTCATCGGTTAAGTTAGAGAAACCTTCGCCTTCTTTGGTAAATTTATAAGAGGCAATATTTCTTGATTGTAATAATTGCTCGATTTCTGAAATGTTGTTTTTTCCATCAACACTATGACAAAAAATGTATGCTTCATTTTTAAAGTGATTGATCGCAATGATGTTTTGATAAACCGCATAAAAAACATCCGGAATTAAAGTTGCACTGTCTTTTTTAGCAATCGAAACTTTCTCAAAATAACGAACGGCATCGTAAGAAATGTATCCAAATAAACCATTATTAATGAATTTAAAATCGTTTTTCTCCGACTTAAACTGGCTCGAAAATTCCTGAATTACTGCCGGAATATTAGTTGAAGCATCAATTGCAATTTGTTCCGTTGTTCCGTCAGGAAAAGTTTTAGAGATGATTTCGTTTTCAATTTTAATCGTTGC contains:
- a CDS encoding MDR family MFS transporter produces the protein MTAVQGDDDLVEYGYRRVIITITAVLCALLEIVDTTIVNVALTHMRGSLGATLTDVAWVITAYAIANVIVIPMTSWLSQQFGRRNYFVASIIIFTVCSFLCGNATNIWELVAFRFVQGMGGGALLVTAQTIITESYPVAKRGMAQAIYGMGVIVGPTLGPPLGGYLVDTYSWPYIFYINIPLGIIATILAISFVRSPKYGEKLKANQVDWWGIILLTAFIGSLQFVLEHGQQDDWFNDSLIVTLSAVSVLGLILFIWRELTYKHPIVNLSVLKDGNLRIGTVMCFILGFGLYGSTLIIPIYTQSILGWTAMDAGLLLIPGSITTAIMMPFVGNMIQKGVPQGYMVGVGFLVFFFFTFMMQTRMTPDTGVEHMFWPLILRGIGLGLLFVPITTLSLSTLKGKHIGEGAAFTGMMRQLGGSFGIAIITTFITRFSQEHRVDLLTNLDPAKFEVQQRLEGMQRAFMSKGYSADVALKKAYQAIDYSILKQSTVMSYIDIFMYLGIMFLCCIPIIFFIKRGKNKINPADAMH
- a CDS encoding HlyD family secretion protein, whose product is MEKKKTNTKFIIILTVLVLLGGTYGISKYLHGQAHEETDDAQIEKKMNPIIPRVSGYISKVYVKDNDFVKKGDTLFTIDKRDYQLKIDEANAALLGAEGQYEAAKADIGSAYASISVSDANMRSASGSIESAKIRLRQLTNDFNRYNNLYKTHTITKQQFEQAQTAKEEAENQVRVLEQQQRASSYQKSVIESKSKASDKQTEVAAANIKRAKTMLDVAHLNLSYTVVTAAIDGQVSKVDIQPGQLVQPGQSLFYIINNNEAWVVANFKETQLNKMIVGQKVSLKVDAYPNYEFKGTLTSFSPATGSRFSLLPPDNATGNFVKTIQRLPVKISLDESNDPEKVKLLRPGMNVDVDVHLK
- a CDS encoding TolC family protein, with protein sequence MKINPLLLFGIFFIGISSIEAQEKTSLTLDEAVKLAWEKSNEVTLANTKVNTKKYELQDVKNNQYPDLKISGQYQRLTKASIDMHNNGDEASAEPMPSPDQAMFGQASLSLPIFAGFKIQNSIKASDNLYEAESAYAAKTKEDVALRVITYYTALYKAQKTLDLLNENQKQAKQRVTDFTELEKNGIIPRNDLLKAQLLVSKTQLNIDEANNNINNINYYLTTLLKLDPGVKLSVNEADFFNLKTTNAPTSDVSALENRKDLEAIRFQQKASEANIKIAKAGYYPSLALLGGYTALDLKDFITVKYAMNFGVGLSYDLSGIYKNNAHVKEAESRALEVKNTEAIMTDRIKIEVQKSIEDYDLAINQSVVYDEALQQASENYRLVKDKFDNGLSDTNDLVEADVEHLSAKINTALSKATIIQKYYELLSVSGQLSQSFNLSKI
- a CDS encoding TetR/AcrR family transcriptional regulator, with the protein product MSNIELNDKKIQILEVAEKLFSDKGFEGTSIRDISKHAKINIAMVSYYFGSKERLLEALILYKTSDLKLQLENLLQENLEPIEKVNKLIEIYINRISCNKGIFRVLHFELNSEKREKSMIAFTELKKGNLKSVESIIAQGQSKGVFRKDVIIPLLTPTIIGTFFHFHMNKSFFVELLNLKTEEMYNNYIKTSLTKHIQQTIKALLVYEN
- the trpA gene encoding tryptophan synthase subunit alpha yields the protein MNRITQKLQEDKKILSIYFSAGYPNLNDTVQIIQDLEKNGVDLIEIGLPFSDPLADGPTIQASSTTALHNGMTTQILFDQLKNIRESVKIPLIIMGYFNPMLQYGVEAFCKKCAEIGIDGLIVPDLPVDVYADEYKAIFEKYGLINVFLITPQTSDERIRFIDSVSNGFIYMVSSASVTGSQSGFGNIQESYFERIGNMNLKNPQIVGFGISNKETFNQATKFAKGAIIGSAFIKHLSESGSGKISEFVGEIR
- a CDS encoding carbon-nitrogen hydrolase family protein, which gives rise to MILAAAQTKPTRGDIEANLVDHYRLIELAVQNGAQLIAFPEMSITGYEREHAQKLAFKKDDSRLDHLKKMASENNITIIAGAPIQIESELFIGEFVISPDNSVSIYTKQFLHEGEDEFFQSSFNYNPMITIENKKISFAICADIDNPLHPENACKRATDIYIASIFFTPNGIPNAYRDLQSYAEKHKMNVLMSNFSGESWGYPSAGQSAFWNTKGELVGQINNTDSGLLLVENKNDNWTSKVVKI
- a CDS encoding gamma-glutamylcyclotransferase family protein — translated: MEKLFSYGTLRSKEIQRQVFNRILTGTPDQLLGHKLKSLQIEEEFGMADYVVVIPSSDSSDIIHGVVFDVSTADLAKVDLFESNAYKRVEVSLNSGTVAWIYMEN